The Melanotaenia boesemani isolate fMelBoe1 chromosome 11, fMelBoe1.pri, whole genome shotgun sequence genome includes the window aaaaccagctcataaagccttccctccggcttctagtcccagtaaaaccagctcatagagccttccctccggcttctagtcccagtaaaaccagctcataaagccttccctccggcttctagtcccagtaaaaccagctcataaagccttccctccggctcttagtcccagtaaaaccagctcatagagccttccctccggctcttagtcccagtaaaaccagctcataaagccttccctccggcttctagtcccagtaaaaccagctcataaagccttccctccgacttttagtcccagtaaaaccagctcatagagCCTTCCCTCCGGCTCTTAGTCCCAGTAAAATCCTGGAGAGCCAGCAGTACCAGAACCAGACTGCCCAGTAGGTTTATGGTGGGGATCTTGAGAGCGGATCCCTGCAGAGCGGACACCGCAGAGCGGACACCGCTTCTCCTGACATTTCTGTTCTGGGGAAGGGAGTCCCCTGAAGTTAAAATCAGGAATGATGTTCACTAAAACCAGCTCGtaaagccttccctccggcttctagtcccagtaaaaccaacTCATAGAGCCTTCCCTCCGGCtcttagtcccagtaaaaccagctcatagagccttccctccggctcttagtcccagtaaaaccagctcatagagccttccctccggcttctagtcccagtaaaaccagctcatagagccttccctccggctcttagtcccagtaaaaccagctcataaagccttccctccggctctttgtcccagtaaaaccagctcgtaaagccttccctccggcttctagtcccagtaaaaccagctcatagagccttcccgccggcttctagtcccagtaaaaccagctcataaagccttccctccggctctttgtcccagtaaaaccagctcgtaaagccttccctccggcttctagtcccagtaaaaccagctcatagagccttcccgccggcttctagtcccagtaaaaccagctcataaagccttccctccggctcttagtcccagtaaaaccagctcataaagccttccctccggctctttgtcccagtaaaaccagctcgtaaagccttccctccggctcttagtcccagtaaaaccagctcatagagccttcccgccggcttctagtcccagtaaaaccagctcataaagccttccctccggctcttagtcccagtaaaaccagtttataaagccttccctgTATTAGGAAGACTCCGGGAGCCGAGGCATCCTTTAGCTAGCTGCTTACTTTAGTATTCGGCGGAACCCCGCCAGCACATACAAGCCGTGCATCAGGCAGGATGCATTATGGGGTTTGTAGTCATCCTACTACGCCTCTTCATTTTAGCTTGAAACATAtttcctattttttcttttcttttaaatgtgactttaaCACACATACAACCCGGAATGCAAAACATCTTCATACCTTTCACATCTCctttatcatcttttttttgtttgttttttaacagaacTTGTCTAAACAGTCATAACGCCTTCTCTTAATCAGTAATATCATGAGTCCATTCTGTCTGGTGGTCTAATCACTCGACCAGACCTGGTAACTGTCTCTGTAGGCCGAAGACGGCTCCTGTTTCTTCTCAAAACCCCATTATCTGTCTCGAGCAGGTAGGATCTGCAGGTGCAACGACTGCTCCATCTGTTCTGTCGGTAGTAATCCACACATTTTTAGTCCCGATCAGTTCTGGAAGATTTCTGGCACTGTGCCTCCGGTTGTAGTATTGTGCCTGCTGACGTCGTCCTTCCCGTCCTTCTTCTGGAACTCCTGTAGATCAGGCCACGCCGGTTTCAGTTTGGACGTCGGTTGTGGTAGAGATGTACGCAGGTTCTGTCCCATCAGTAACTGTGCTGGCGAGAACCCAtgctccagcagctctgtaTGCCAGCAATGCTCTGTTGTGATCTTCATCTTTTCTCCAGTTCTTTTATCGTGCGCGCCACACGTTCAGCTTCCCCGTTGGCTTGTGGGTAACGTGGGCTGCTCGTGACGTGAAAGAACTGAAAGTCTTTTGCGAATTGTTGGAACAGCTCTGCGGTTGGTTATCTGATACCAGCGATTCAGGCAGCCCTTGTCTCGCAAAGACCTCTTTGATAGCTTTGATCACAGTTTCAGCTGTTGTATGTTTGAGTTCTGCTATCTCGATGTATCTGGAGAAATAGTCTATGATCAAGACATGATGTTTTCTCAACCACTCAAACAAGTCTATTCCGATTTTCTGCCATGGTCGTTGTGGAACTGGTGAGGGCAACAAGGGTTCAGAGTTCTGTGTTCCATGTTTTTGGCAGAGTTGGCATTGTTCTACCATTTTTCTTAACTGTGTGCTGATGCCCAGCCACCACACAGATTCCTTGGCTCTGGCCCTGCACTTTGAGATCCCTTGATGTTCTTTGTGTAGACACTTTAAAATATCTGCTCTCATGAGGAGTGGTATCACCAGTCTGTCTCCCCTCATGAGCAGATAGTGAGCAAGGTGAAGGTCTGGCCTGTGTTGCCAGTAGGGTTTTAAGTCAGGGTCCAGTCTGCATTTCTCTGGCCAGCCTCCAAGACACAGTTCCTCTTCTTTTTGTGCCATTCTTATCTCCCCCAGCCTTTTCTCTGTACCTGGGAGGCAAGTAAGAACACAGTCTATAAAAACCTCCACCTCTTTTTCCAGCTGAAGATCTCCTGACGAGGGTGGGCCCACCAGTGGGGCTCTGGAGAGAGCGTCAGCTGTGATGAGGTTTTTCCCTGGAACATGAACGATGCTGAATGAGAAGCGTAGCAGCTTCAGGCCAAACCTCAGGATCTGTGGTGGAAGATCGTCCAAGCCTCTCGTGCTTAGCAGCGGTACGAGGGGCTTGTGGTCTGTCATCAGTGTGAACGGTAGACCCATGAGGTATGATGAAAGTCTTTCGCACACCCATGTGACTGCATAGCGCCTCTCTGTGTCCGTCAGCCCTCTGGAGACACTGGTCTCCACGAGCCGTCTACCTGCTTTTGGGTAAGCACCGCTCCGATACCGTACGGTGATGCGCTGGCAGCTActtttgtttctgctgtgttGGAGTGCTGTGAGAGTACTTCTGAGGAActtaacatgttttaatttcTGAAACGCTGTTTCCTGAGGCTCTCTCCACTTCCACTCATTCTTCTCTTTCAGTAGTTCTTTCAGTGGATTCGTTATTGTAGCCAGACTCGGCATGAACTTTGCGAGGTAATTGGCCATTCCCCTAAGACGCCGCACACCCTCCACACATTTAGGTTGTGGAAGTTGTCTGATTGCCTTAACTTTATTTGGGTCTGGTTCAATGCCCTTTTCCAAAACTTTGTGTCCCACGAACATGAATTCAGATTTTGCAAACTCGCATTTCTTGTTCAGATTGAgttctttttgtaatttttcaaGTACTCTGTTCAGCGGTGTGAGATCCAACCATATTCTGGGTGGCTGTTTCACTGGATTTGAAttctgaaaattaaatgaaagtttGATAGTTCGGAGCAGGTCTGAAgatttgatggaggttttccttcctggtcctggtcctgatggaggttttccttcctggttctggtcctgatggaggttttcctctccacctcGGGCAGTTTATGATGGAGGATTGAATTAAAGGTCATGAACACAGTTATCAATagttggactaatgtggatcatgtaGTGGATTCGTTTTAATCAgattataactggactacaatgaatcggaatgaattggactgtgtctgtaaacACGTCTTGGTGGtgcataaataaatctgaactgaactgaatcaaTGAGATTTTTATCGTTAAATCTTGTCAGTTATGTAGAGGAGgcttttatttaatgaacaatGAGCTCAAGCAGAAAATCCACTCATTAAAAACACCGTGTTTCTCATACTTGTGGCAGCTGTGCCATTCCCAGGCATATCTGGGTTTACTGGGCAGGAAGTCAGCTGTTCCCTGGTTCTTCACCCTCTGAGGGAACCGCAACAGAACCCGAGTCTCATAATCCTGAGCGTACCGAGCAGACCTGAAGGAAAGAGAGGACAAAGAGAGAACAGGTTGTAGTTTTTCATCATTAAGACCAAAGAAAAGCATTTCCTGTAATATAACACATCCAGTTAGACTGTTTAGGTGGAATCTGATGCTCCTCATCCAGTCACCTTAAAACTTTCAGCTTCTTTAAAACACCAAAAGACAAAAGACGACTTCTCATTCAACTTTCATCCACAGACCAGATGCTGTGGCTTCTGAAGAGTTCTGGATTTTTATTATAGTCTTTTAATtgtgcatttttatattaaatgttgGATGACCTCTCACGTTAAATTGCTTTGATTAAtctttaacctttaaaacttcACCAAATCTCCCCCGAGCTCCATCTCTTCTACCATCATCAGTGTTTCAGGagtggtggtgtgtagctctttggggtaaactgtgatggatagatagcctttagctgatctacagaagttttccagcatttctatccgtccaggaggtttacaatccagccactaaatgtagttttattcagagactctatctggtaaatccacaatgatccatgataacagcattatttatcacatttcaccataaaaacatcaccatcactactatgttgctaagagacctctatttagacctggacatgatgatgaagccacttcctgtcagactttccaccaatcagagagcttagattgacggtaacgtccaatcaggagcagccaaagatcaaccagtgagcagaaagttctgtgtgtgtgtgaaaagaagaaaaataatgctcctctatggctggaataaagccaagaagacgtttctgatgcacggtggcgccacaaagcagctgagctggagttggtttagtgaggatagcaggtaaatagtagcaggaataactggaaatgaggaaaaagtggaaacatggaaatagtttctgttgtgtgtttgtttcaataacaatattttttctcctgaaagccaaaacttgagagaacgatgagatgagaaaaggtttggtcactgttgatctgtgtgttatttctacaaagttctgttagtaataaattctgctttcttcttctggtcgacctttatgctgctacatctattcatacattcattttacatcattttacctcccagtctgacagctgctacacactggtttatactgggattaaaagctgttacacactggtttatactgggattataagctgctacagactggtttatactgggattaaaagctgttacacactggtttatactgggattataagctgctacagactggtttatactgggattaaaagctgctacacactggtttatactgggattaaaagctgttacagactggtttatattgggattaaaagctccatcTGTTACAGACTGGGTTAGATTATAACGAAAAAAACTGGTGATCCAAGGACAGGAAGAAGTGagttggagttttaagggttaataagCAACTTGTTGTCAATGCTTTCGTCCTGACAGCAGAGGGTGCCGTTAAATAAGGTTTAGCTTCAAGTCACTGCAGCTTTCTGAGTGAGCAGCTAAATTTATCTCAGtattctaatatatatatatatatatatatatatatatatatatatatacatatatataaatatataattttttttatttaattttatttttgtgtgtgtgttgaatcCCATCAGAGCATTAGAGCAGGTGAAGGGCGAAGCTGGAACCGGctggtggtttttatttatttatttatttttttttaacttgtcctgtccagcatcatagcagcaaaatgataatctggtttctgtatcgtgctgaacaaatttgctctgccaaggggaggcctatgggtaaggctcctcttgataatggtattaattcatttatttatttactttgaatcacagaatctatgtaatcttgctggacctgaccggaggggacagaaaaagatggaaaagagcaaaaagagcaaaagggaaagaagaaaggagacaaaaagatcacagacagaaggaaacgacccttcaatccacaccatcaccagacaacaaactgttacacctgtacatgaacacaccagaacatttcctacaacttttacaaaagcagaaacacacacacagaaaaaaactagtcattaagagtttttaagtaataaccaaatcaaaaagacataacagcgaccagatactaactcacaggaaaaatacaaaacaaaaaaagcccagagacccggaccctcagcagcagccccagagcaccaacccaagccaccccactacgaagggcggcagaggagaaccccagcaagagccccccacagtcttggagcacaggtcccagtgggccaagatcagcagccgccggccccaccagggaccggccacccagggcagcccaagcgaagggcccaggtcctgatgttatttatgttgtcagggtcgtggctgatgtttccttctggatctctgacagaggagatggttgatttctccttgtttgtttttaactgattagccaagaaccttccagatttgtttccatgctcaaaattctccaagcgaaatctttgcaccaagaactgcgtctttttatctattatttcattaagttcaagtttagcttttcttatagcatttagtgtgtgttcttctggggagacatggtaagcgtcctctaaggatttaattctgagttctaactctgaaattctcaaagtttcctcctttttcttatgagaagaaaaggaaattattttccctctcattactgcttttcctgcttcccaaagaacacacgctgaagtttctggcaagtcgttattttctagatataaggaccattctcttttgaagtagctgataaactcaggatctttaagtagtgacgtattaaatctccagtttctagttgctggtttattgctcttacttctcagagtgaatgatactggtgcgtgatcactaatgctaataggatggattctgatttctgacatgtcattcatcagggagcagctagttaagaaataatctaatctagaataggaatggtggactgaagagaagaaggtgtattctcttagtgtgggatggtgagagcgccaagcatcacagagaccaaaatccttcatgttttacagtttctgaggatttccagactcgatgagctcctgtggtactttgtttgtccagtataatgttaaaatcacctcctacaattagtgtgttatctgagtgaccatagaggcgaagagggagtgaaagacggaggatcatctacatttggaccagatatatttgcgatacataacttaacatttttaatagataatgtaactattataaatctgccttctggatctataattgtattatctatgtcaaaatttaaccttctattaataagagttgctactcctctctgcctagaattataacaagctgaatacacgtgtggaaactgggttgttgagagaagatctattgttgagtttgataaatgagtctcttggagtaatattatatctgctttcatttcttgcaaacgattaaaaaattttaacctcttttcccttgtggaTTTTAAACTAAATCTAGATTTGCAGTCTGCAGGGTGGGATCTTACGAGGCGAGGCAGTTCTCCTCAGCAGCACAGCGTAGGTTGTACATGGGCGTCCTCTGGACATAGGAGGCGATCTGGATGTAGTACGGATCAGGAACCAGGTCAGGGAGGCCTGCCGTCAGGACAGAGCAGAGGTTAGTTTAACAACTTAAAGACCAGAGTTAGAAAACTTAGATTGGCTGGTTTGATGCGTGTTTTGTGAGACCATAAAAATGGTGCCTCTGGGTCCTGGTTTCCAGGAGTATTTCTCCATAAAGAAAAGGGCTGTTTTGCCCTGAGTTTAACCTGCCAGGCGGTGTTTGTGAAGGGTCTCTGTGGTCCAGGTTCAACATGTTAAAGATGTTCAGAGAGGATCTGAGCTTCTAACTGCAGGATTTTGACATTATCCAGCCTTTATGgggcagcagtggctcaggtgatAGAGCAGGTGTCATCTGGGCAAAGCACTTCACCCTCCTCGCCTCCAGTgtcggcatcgctggtgtatgaatgtggatggatgaatgattggattggctgccatgttcccgtcagtctgccccagggcagctgtagctacatgtagcttagcatcaggtatgagtgaggagtgaatgaataatggatataatgtaaagcgctttgggtgcattgaaaagggctatataaatctaatccattataaTCCACACcctccattttctgctgctagATGTGATTAAAGGATCTGTGATTCCAGCCCTATTCACTGTGCAGAACTCAACAAGCTCCAACAAGGTCCATGTGATTTATAACAGGCGCTGGAgcaggagacatctaaaacctgcaggacagcgggcCTCAAGGAGAAGGTGGAATGAACTCCTTCTCCACATCTAGTGGATTTTAAACTGCTTAAAACATCCCGTAAAAAGTTGGTCTGAGttgtctgatttgtttttatttgtttaaattggtttcatatttaaaatgtctgttttacttTGTCGTGTGTCTGATCTTACAACTCTgataatctctctctctctctctctttgcttTCAGTCCCACCCTTTGAtgtcttcctcatcatcttcatcttcatgcTAAGTTGTGTTCTGGGTTTGATTAATCGAGTCTTTGCTGTTTGTTACATCTGCTCTCTGTCCATCTCGGTTTTAACGGATCAGATTAAATCAGATGAGAAATATTATGAGCTGAAATTTAAAGGAAAGGTCAGAGATGTTCAGACTGACTCAGACCGTTTTAAATCCTTGGAATGGGAATATTGAGATGATGGATTTAGCAGCTCAAACATTTGTCTTCCTTTAGATTAAAAAGCTTATTGAGGGCCTGAGCTACAGGAATAAAGAGCcaataaaaacactttcagaATTTCAACAGTTTAATGGCCAATAAGTAATAAACTCCCAGTTTGATCAGTTTTCACCTGGTTTACTGAAACTTGCAGGAACCTGAAgtgtaaaaacaataaagttttgtttgatTACCGTTCTGGTGGTAGCTCGTGCCGTATCCGTGCCGGGGCTGAGCGCGCGGTCTCGGTCTGTAGTAAGAGTCGAAGTAGTTGTAATAAGAGTCGTACCCGTGCTGTTTGTAGGGATTATACGGATCATCTCCGACCATCCCGTCCTCCCGGTTGGCCGGTGCCGAGGCTGGGGCACCGTCCCCACCGGACGGAGCCTGCTCCTCTCGGTGCAGCTGGCGCCTCATCGTCGTGCGCAATTGCGCGGCACCGCTAGTGGCCGGGACTCGAGGGGATCCGCGGGAACCGGAGGAGGCCGTGTCGTTCCTGAGCACGAGCACAGGATTAACACGGCGGGAAACCCCGGCCTGCCTCCGCACGGTGGGCCTGTACTGAGACCCCCGGCTCAGGATGCTGAAAACCTGCCCGTTGTGTTGCCATGTCAACCCTCGCTGGAGCgcatcaccatcagcagcagcgGGAGCTTCCTGGGCGCCACTTTCATCCAGAAAAGTACCGAGGACGCAGATTTGCGCAAAATACAGCGTCAGGCGGCCAAAGGAGAAAGTCCTCATGATTAGAATAAATTAGAGAAAAGATTTTTCTTCTGACTGCGCAGCTGCTGATCTGGAGAGTTTCTCTCAAATGTTGGAGCAGCTGCTCCTCCTGCTGAGGGAGGGGGAGGCAGAGGGGAGGAGGGACTTTCTTCCCTTTAGGTTGAAGCTATGTGGCTTTTAACTCTTGGTATAACCTTTACCCTTTTCGGTAAGGCCagctggaatttaaaaaaatcctgcaaCTCTAAATAAAAGTTTGGAgagactgaaaacatttttctgtcgATGTTGGAATGCTGAGCCAACAAAATGGTgcatttaaagacacattaaacaattaaaagtcaAATAcccaatcagccaatcacatggcagcatgtagactggtgaagacgacctgctgaagttcaaactgagcatcaggatgaggaagaaagaggatttaagagactttgaacgtaggatggttgttagtctgagtatttactgggatttccacccacaaccatctccagggtttccagagatggtctgaagaagagaaaacatccagagcagcagttgtctggaccaggatgcagcagaagacacaccgggtgcctcctgccagctaagaacaggaaactgaggctacaattcacacacactcacttccagcaggataatgcaccatgtcacaaagctcagatcatctccacctgctttctagaacatgacgatgagttcactggactccaacggcctccacagccaccagatctcagtccagtagagcagctttgggatgtggtggaacgggagattctcatcatggatgcagccgacaaacctgcagcaactgtgtgatgctgtcatgttaatatggagaaaacctctgaggaaggtttccaccacctggttgTTTAACTGGTGTCAGTAAATATAAAAGAGGTTttaagatggagaaatgttccCTGGTAGAAAAACTACAGTAAAACCGTATAAATATTTTCAAGAAATGACTGCAGAGTCTCTGGTCGTGTTGTCTTCACATCTTTGTTCTGACCCAGAACCAGAACGTTTTTGCTGACAGCGGATcagagatgttctggtttcttAGCTGAATGTCTCTAATTACAGCATCTCTGTGGTCAGAGCTGCTAAATTTACCCTCAGGTCTGAAGATGTTGGATTCTCACTCAtcttaaagaaaggaaaacaatctttgtgtttttctgtttggtaTATTTATTCTACGCCGTTAACATCACAGCTGATCCACATCATCACGGATACAGTTTCCCTTAAAAGGCTCTGAAATTCTTCCATGACCAAATTCATTCATTGTTTATCTGGATCTGAGCAGAGATCCCAAACCTTCCTCACACCGGGATAAAACCGGAGGCATTTCCAACCGGCTGAGTGATCCAGCAGGCAGTGGGTCTCTACACCTGACCAGATGTCCAAACAGCTTCAGCTGACTCGTCTCGTCTTTCTGTCCCTGCAACTCGGGCCATGCAACCACTCGTCAGAGGAAGCTCGTCTCCACAGCTCGTGTTTACACCTCCAGAGTctgatgcctgctctgtggacGAAGCTCTCCCTCCTGCTGAGCTGAGGTTGGACGGATGGGATTTATTACATCATGCTTCTCTACCACAAATTTCAAATACAAAatctcttcctccttcatcctctAAGGCTTAGCTGACTGGACATCTCTGAACTTTCATAGACAACCGTCAGTCCAACCCAACGTTTGTTCCATGTGTTTCTTACGTTAGCGCGGTTGTTAGCCAGcgcatccaccagagggcagtgcagagttcagagttcatctCCGAGTTtcaacgtcagtttcagacaataacaaacatggagACGATGGAGGAGACTATGATCATGTTCATTctcataaaaagaggcagcgtAGTGACGGTTTGTACGGCCATTAAATAAGtcgcagcttcttcttctttgttctttttcccGGTCACACGATGTACTGCATCGGCCCACAGTTTCTGGTACTGCTCCGTTTGCTGCGTGGGGGTATGCATCTGCAATAGTCTCCAAAACAGATCAGATTATTCAAGAAAAAGACACCAAAGACGAACAGAAGGCTCCGCCTCTGTTAGCGTAGCATGAAAGGGCCACGAGGGTCACCCAGCCAGCTGCAGCTATACGAGTTACcagaaaggaaagtttgaagtcTGCCCACTTTTCTGCTTCACACTCACTGCTGAACCGTTAAAGTTCAGAGTGAAAATGAGTTTTTAGGACTGAGTGATGGGTCACGGTCCCGTCATGTCATCTGGAGGCTTCCTCAGCTTCAGGGTAACCAGGGACGATGATGCTGTGGTTCAGAGATGAAGACAAACGTGCTTCATGCTTTCTGCTGAGTCTGCGTTGATTTGATGCTCAGTAGAGGAGATGTTAGCATGGCCAGCTCAGTGAGAAGGCCCTGCATGCTTTTAAACCTTACTGGAGCCTCTCTGTGAGAGTTTTGAATGTTCTTGCGGCACCTGAACACACCGCAGGTGTGAATAAgagtgtgttgttttgttgttaactATGTTTGGGCTCACTCTGGGACACATTCTCTACTCTGAACATTAGAAGTAAAGGTGTAATTCATTAACAGCCAGAGAAACTTGAatcatgtttttgtaaaaaacatttttgtacatAGATGGGTGAGGTGAGGCCCCTGTAGGTAACCTTCTGCTCCAGAGCCCATTTCagatgcttttgtttggttttactgGAAAAATGACTCCGTCTATCCTGCTGAGAACTCAGGATGCTTTAAAACTGTTCAAATTGAGGCGTTTACCAGCTGAGAAGTTTCctcttcttaaaacacacaacCTGCCACCCAGAGAGCCTCAGTTCTCTCCCTCCAACTGGTCCATGTTAGTTTTAAAAATCCCAGAAACTCTGCTGTAGAGCTACAGAtcagcagacagaaaacatttaacttcTGGTAATCTCATGAATTCCAACATTTACTCTTTTTGGTCCGGatgagaaaaacatgtttttcctgtAAATACAGTTTGTACTGTGTGGCCACCAGCTGGTGTTGACTGGTCTTTGTTAATGAGTAGGTGGAAGATGGTTTCATGTAAATTAACATGGAAGCTGAGGTCTGAACAATGAAGCAGGTTAAACATGACAGAGtttctttaaccctttaatgccgtACGAGTCATATCTACATAcggtttctgagaccttttgaataacttgttgtttaaaactttgttcaaaaccttgttaaaaacaaccttatacttgtcttctgtcccctggtGGACACCAGGAGCCAGAACACTACTACAATAcggtaaataaacaaaaaagttttaattcttttttgcACGTTGTTAAAGGGACAAAggcttgaaataaaaaaaggacttATCTCCTTATTGGTTCTTGGGTCGGGCTTTAACGGGTTAAGTGATCTGGTgtaactttgatttttttttaaatgaattgaattaaaggaaacatatttgcaaataaagaatttaaacaTGAACTCGTTCAGATGATG containing:
- the LOC121648668 gene encoding protein-lysine 6-oxidase-like; this translates as MRTFSFGRLTLYFAQICVLGTFLDESGAQEAPAAADGDALQRGLTWQHNGQVFSILSRGSQYRPTVRRQAGVSRRVNPVLVLRNDTASSGSRGSPRVPATSGAAQLRTTMRRQLHREEQAPSGGDGAPASAPANREDGMVGDDPYNPYKQHGYDSYYNYFDSYYRPRPRAQPRHGYGTSYHQNGLPDLVPDPYYIQIASYVQRTPMYNLRCAAEENCLASSARYAQDYETRVLLRFPQRVKNQGTADFLPSKPRYAWEWHSCHNHFHSMDEFSLYELLDYQTQQHVAEGHKASFCLEDTSCDPGYYRRFACTSHTQGLSPGCYDTYNADIDCQWIDITDVSPGRYILKVTVNPRQQVPESNFNNNIARCDVQYTGNAAHISGCTMSSY